One region of Lathamus discolor isolate bLatDis1 chromosome 2, bLatDis1.hap1, whole genome shotgun sequence genomic DNA includes:
- the CHCHD7 gene encoding coiled-coil-helix-coiled-coil-helix domain-containing protein 7 — translation MSRHAQLRDHDVNPCIVETDASNKCMDDNNYNKDKCTAYFLKYRNCRKFWHAVMMQRRRNGVKPEMPSAEERKKMLESMGKPY, via the exons ATGTCCAGGCATGCACAACTTAGAGACCATGATGTAAATCCATGTATAGTG GAAACAGATGCCTCTAATAAATGTATGGATGACAACAACTATAATAAGGATAAGTGTACTGCTTATTTTTTGAAgtacagaaactgcagaaaattcTGG catGCCGTTATGatgcaaaggagaagaaatggagtGAAACCAGAGATGCCTTcagcagaagagagaaagaagatgtTGGAATCGATGGGGAAGCCCTACTGA